The Piliocolobus tephrosceles isolate RC106 chromosome 10, ASM277652v3, whole genome shotgun sequence nucleotide sequence cctcagcttcctgagtagctgggactacaggtgcatgccactatgctgcactaatttttgctattttttgtagagacagggtttcaccgtgttgcccaggctggtctcaaagtcgtgggctcaagcaatccatctgcctttgcctcccaaagtgctggcattacaggtgtgagcccctgcaccagCCACATGATCTTCTTGATGGACACTGCCACCACCCTGTATATACAGTGATACATacctcttctctcatttcttatttctgataACAGTATCCCAATCTATAAAGTTTCCTAACTTGGAGGTattaatattttcagctttgcccTAATCCATTCCATTGATAAATCCTTTTCTACTTCCAAAGTAACTTCTGCATCTGTCCTTTCCATTTCTACTGCTACCACTGCTTTAGCTCAGAATctgaagaagttttttttttttgagatggagtcttgctctgtcccccatgctggagtgcagtggttctctctcggctccctgcaacctctgcctcccatgttcaagtgattctcttacctcagcctcctgagtagctggggctacaggcattgccaccacgcccggctaatttttgtatttttagtagagacagcgttttgccatgtcggccaggctggtctcgaactcctgacctcaggtgatccgcccacgtcggcctcccgaagtgttgggattataggcgtgagccactgcacccagcctgaagagTTGTTGCTAATTGGGTGTTAGGGAAAACCACAGGATGGATTAAGACGAGAGAGGGAATGTAAGGTTGTAGACAGCAGAATTATTTCTGCTGTCTACAGcagaaataattgttttgttgGTTGCTTCAACCAACAAAAACAACCATCCTGTTTTTGTTGGTTGGTGAATGCTTCCAGCTCTTTTCCTCCAGTCCTTGGAAGAGGTGGTCCTATAATTGTTAAGCATCTAGCTAGGGTGATGAGTGGGAATAGGAATAATAAGTGACAGGGAAGCTGAAGGCTGCAGGGCTCTTTGCAGGGGGCTTAGTGTTCAGctccatggtgtgtgtgttttctacCTTAGTGTCCAACTCCGTGGGtgtgtgttttgttcactgtCGCATGCACAGCTTGGGGCCATTTCAAACCTCAGATTTCAAACCTGAACACAGTCCTTTCTCATCTTGAACTTGTGTCACTTACTATTCTTCCTCTGACCTTACTTAATATCAGTGGGATTATATTTCAAAGAAACTGTGCCTCAGCTCGGCTTGGGGTCCACACTCAAGGCCTGCCTCAAAGGCAATGTTCAGCCCTTAGGGTTTACTCTGAGAAGCATTTACATGTCTATACCTATGTCTGACCCCTCTAAACCAGCGAATCCTGAGctttactttcatatttttttgttttttgatacagggtctcactctgtcacccaggctggagtgcagtggtacgatctcagctcactgcagcctcaacctcctgggctcaagcaatcctcccacgtcagcctcctgagtagctgggactacagccacatgccaccatgcctggctaatttaaaaaaatttttttgtggagacgaggtctcactatgttgcccaggctggtctcaaactcctggcctcaagtgatcctcctgactcggcctcctaaagcatgggattacaagtgtgagccaccgtgccctgcccagGTTCttgactttgttttgtttgtgtgtatgctTTGGCATGTATGTGCACATGGCTGTGGTAAGGGGCGGGATTTTAAGTGTCTCTGCCTACAGTGCTGAGAGCCAGTAAGTGGAGAGCAAGCtgccaaaactaaaaatagagtccTCTTAGGCCTCACTGGCAGGCTTACTGGAGCCCAGTTCTCTCGAGGCTCCTCAGGACTGGTCCGAAGGTCCCTGAGACATTCCCCTCTTGGCTTCCACCCTgaccctctttttcctttttttttttttttttttgagacggtatcttgctctgttgcccaggctggagtgcaatgatgcaatctcggctcaactgcaacctctgcctcctgggttcaagtgattctcctgtcttagcctctgagtagcagggacgcaggcgtgcaccaccatgctgggctaattttttttgtttttgttttttttttgagatagagtcttgctctgtcaccaggctggagtgcaacagcacaatctcggctcactgcggcctctgcctcccgggttcaagcgattctcctgcctcagcctcccaagtagctggaactacaggcgtgcactgccacgcccagctaattatttgtatttttcgtagagacagggtttcaccatgttggctaggatggtctcgatctcctgaccttgtgatctgcccgcctcagcctcccaaagtgctaggattacaggcgtgagccaccataccggaaccttttttttttttttttgagacggagtctcactctgtcatccaggctagagtgcactggcgcaatctcacttcgctgcaacctccgcctcccaggttcaagcagttctcgtgccttactcttctgaggagctgggattacaggccagcgcctccacgcccagctaatttttgtatttttagtagagatagtgtttcaccatgtttgccaggctgctctcgaactcctgaccgcaggtgttgcacccgcctcggccttccaaagtgctgagattacaggcgtgagccactgcgcccggtcccaCCTTGGCATTCTGAACACAGTCTTGCCTTTCCCTGCTATTTCTGTCGGTCTTCATGCAGCTTGCACATACCCCCACCCCGTCCTTGACGGAAACCATGCTCTGGttgttgtttctttaaatatatatctatgtatttttggccaggcgcggtgactcacgccgtaatcccagtactttgggaggctaaggtgggtggatcacgaggtgagacgatcgagaccattctggctaacacggtgaaaccccgtctctactaaaaatacaaaaaattagccggtgtggtggcgggtgcctgtagtcccagctactcgggaggctgaagcaggagaatggcatgaacctgggaggcagaggttgcagtgagccgagatcacgccactgcactccagcctgggggacagagtgagactctttctcaataaaaaaaaaatatatgatataaaatatatattacatatataacatacatatatttttttattgaggTAGTGTTCTTGACTTTTAAGGAACCTATCTCACTGATTTCagtaaatcttttattttcaattcctTCAACAGAGTAGCACCTACGAACACATTCATGGtcccaaattgagggacattttgTTCCAGGTGAGGGATTCTCTACTAAACTTTCTCTTGTTTCCTAGCTTGGAATATCCAGGGAGCAATTAAATTAGAAGTAATTTATCTCATGCAAATGTGAGTTAACAATTTGCTGGGGACTCAGTAAGTTTCTTTTTAGCCCGTGGGATAGGTTCTTAGTGTTGGGTTTAGAACGTAGAATTAATGCTGTAGAAGGTTAAgtataattgaaataatataaaagtacTTTTGACACTATTTCAGTTATATTATGGCTTAAACAAGCTTTAATGTTGACTTGGAAAACTAACCACCATGAATAAGATCGTTTTAATGGGGAAACAAATTGGATATTGCCTGAAAGATTCCCGTTTGATCTTCCTAGAGAGAATAATTCActacaaatgttttatttctgctACCTCCATTAGTTCCCTCCTAGCTAGAAAAACTGATGCTTGCTGAATATTACCGGTTACAGCAGCcctggctggtgcagtggctcacgcctgtacagaatctcagcactttggccgggcgcggtggctcaagcctgtaatcccagcactttgggaggctgagacgggcggatcacgaggtcagaagatcgagaccatcctggctaatacggtgaaaccccgtctctactaaaaaaatacaaaaaattagccgggcgaggtggcgggtgcctgtagtcccagctactcgggaggctgaggcaggagaatggcgtaaacccggggggtggagcttgcagtgagctgagatctggccactgcactccagcctgggcgacagagcgagactccgtctcaaaaaaaaaaaaaaaaaaaaaaaagaatcccagcactttgggaggccaaggtgggaggatcacttgaacccaggagttcaagaccagccctggcaacatacatagcaagaccctgtctctacaaaataataggAAAACTGGCAGGTAttgtggtacacacctgtagcttcagctacttggaaggctgaggtgggagggtgggcttgagcccaggaggtcgaagctgcaatgagccatgctcacgccactgcactccagcctgggcaacagagtgagaacctgtgtgAAAACAAACCCCAGCAGTCCAGGCTGGTCCATGCCAGTCACTTCTCTCCACAGGCATGGAAGGCCAAGTGTTGGCTTTGATGACATTCAGAGGCACCTGGTTCCAGGCTTGTTTCTATATCTTGTATGCagattttatttgtccttttgaATCATAGAGTTCCTAAATGATATCTTCCAGTATCCTTATGAGACTTTACTTAGATATAGGGGCCGTTCAGTATAGAGTGCAGACAGACCAAGAAGGGTGCAGAAGACGTGGAATGGCTTTAAACAGGGAGATGGGCTGTGCAGATGAGGCCTTATCCTCAGGTCTAAATTCAATCTGTCTTTGTAGGGGACAAGATGCCAACTGGCAAGCAGCTAGCTGACATTGGCTATAAGACCTTCTCTGCCTCCATGATGCTCCTTACTGTGTATGGGGGGTACCTCTGCAGTGTCGGAGTCTACCACTATTTCCAGCAGCGCAGGGCCCAGCGCCAAGCCGCAGAAGAACAGAAGACCTCAGGAATCCTGTAGAACTGGGGGGCTTTTTCTCCTGAGCAGAGAGGCCCAAGGCATGCTGTGGAGAGACTTCACCTGCCACCATTTCCAGGTCAATAGGACTAGAGCGTTGATGGTTTTCAAACTCTGTTGGAAGAAAGTGTCTGTGATTTCTCTGGTTCTGCCGGTCTGTGCCAGTTTGACAGTTTATGGAGGCTGTTGAATCATAATGGCAATGTGAGTGTGAGGTACACCTACAGACATTAAATATTTTGCCATGTCTGTGTCTTGGTGTTTTTTGTTCACCCAAATAGTGTATGAACCACAAAAGGGGAGCCTTGTCTGCCAGTTTTCTGGGTATAGACTGGATTACCATATCTTGAGCCCTTAGCACCCGTGAAGTGGGTGATATACAGCTCCAGGAGTAGTATCTACCCTCATGATCTCAGAGGAAAGATTGTCCCAGGATTTATGTAAATCCCCTGAAAGAATTCTGTAAGAAGCTTTTCTCTGGGTAGTGCCCATTCCTGGGCTGATTACTGGATCTAGGTATTTGGTTACGCTGGTCAGCATGGCCACATGTGCACCTCTACATCGAAGAGGGTAGAAGCCCTTGTTTGACAGCCGTAATCGAACTGCATGCAGCAAAGGAGGATAGTTCCCAAGAGGAAGGGCCGTTGGGCAGCGTATGGTAAAACAGTTCACCTCCTTAAGCTCAGTGGGTGTAGTAGAGCATAAGGATAGATTCACTGTGCTACTGCACAGGAAACCTACTTGGAGGTTTTATTGCAGAGATGTGAAGAggatttgaaagaaaacaaaatgctaaactagccgggcgaggtggcgggcgcctgtagtcccagctactcgggaggctgaggcaggagaatggcataaacccgggaggcggagcttgcagtgagctgagatccggccactgcactccagcctgggcgacagagcgagactccgtctcaaaaaaaaaaaaaaaaggaaaaaagaaaaaaaaaaatgctttcaagaCTTCATTAGGAAGTGAGAGATCCTTGCCACCGTTCCATTTTGAGCTTTGAGGCTCAGCTGGTTCACCTCATTCTTAGTGATTGCCCAGAATATCAGCCCCTCTGGACACCTGTCCTCTACCATACACTCATGTGCAGACTGTGCTGACCTTTGCCCCTGCTCACAAACCTATGATTTTAAAACACCAACTttcagctgggcactgtggctcacacctgtaaccccaccactttgggaggctgaagcgggaggatcccttgagcccaggagtttgagaccagcctgggcaacatggttgaaaccctgtctctacaaaaaaatttgaaaaattcgccaggcatggtgatgcatacctgtagtccggtcggaggatcacttgagcccaggaggctgaggctgcagtacgCTATGGTCGTGCCAGTGCagtttagcctgggtgacatgagaCCCTGCCAACcaaaatccatccatccatatataCATACCAACTTTCCTGTATCCTCAACCCCTCTACTCCCATCTCCTCTGTGTCACCAAGGGCTCTCCTGCCTGCTCTGCTTTCCCACAGTAGGGTCATCATTCTCCCAGATCCTCAGTGCCACTTTCAAATATTACCTTCCCTACCCCAGCATCAAATTAGTCCTTTTTGACAAACTTTCTTATATTCTCATTTCTACTCCTCTAGACCTTGGAGACTTCAGGTCTCTTGATTCCATTTTTCCCCCATCTGTCAGCTCCCTTTGCCTGCACTGCTTCCTTGTCCAGCATATGCCCATAGCTGATCCCCTGAATAACTCACCAGCACAtgcagtctctgccttcatctgTCTTGTTACCAAGCTTGGACCTTGGTCCTTTAATTACCTTTTCTAATTCACCCTCTTTTGAGTATGTAAACTTGCTTAAGGCCCTCTACCCCACACCAAAACAGCTATTCAGGTTtggctgctgttgttgttgttgttgtttagatggagtctcgctcttttacctaggttggagtgtagtggcgtcactgcaacctccacctcccaggttcaagcaatcctcccacctcagcctcctgagtagctgggactacaggcgcacgccactgtgcacggctaatttttgtatttttagtagagaccatgttggccaggctggtcttgaactcctgacttcagatgatcctcccgctttggcctcccaaagtgatgggattacaggcgtgagccactgtacctggcccctgAGGTAATCTTGTACAACAAATTGTCCTAAGTCCTGCACAACTATCAGATGTCCTAGATATTTGGTAGGTGaaaaaagtttatataataattatctGAGCATATAACCTAACTCCcttttacataaaaacaaaatattttttgtacagTTCTGCAGGCATGCAACCAAATGGAGGCAAGACTGTACGGTAGTTTGTTCACCATTTCAGAAAATCGTGCCATTAATGGCCGAACCAGCTGCTGGTGTTTGAGTCTCTGATACAACAGAATATATATCAGTCTGCACAGGATAGTAGAGTGTTGTaaggccacgcacagtggcttacacctgtaatcccaacactttgggaggctgaggtgggaggactgcctgagccaaGGAGTTAGAGGTTaccgtgagccatgattgcacaactgcactccagcctggcaacagcgtgagaccttgtcttttttttcttttttttgagacggtctccctgtgttacccaggctgcagtacagtggcacaatctcacctcactgcaacctctgcctcccgggttcaagcggttctcctgcctcagcctcctgagtagctgggactatgtgtgtgagccaccacacctggctaatttttgtatttttagtagagatggggtttcaccatgttggccaggctggttaactcgaactcctggcctcaagtgattcacccgtcttggcttcccaaagtgctgggattacaggtgtgagccacggcgcctggccaagaccctgtctcaggtaaaaaaaaaaaaaaaaggtagggggtGTGTTGTAAATACGGAAAGTAGCCCAAAGGCTGGGTACCATGggacacgcctgtaatcccagctacttgggagtctgagatggaaTGATCACTTGATCCCATCCAGGAGTTTGAATCAGGCCTGGACATCATAATGAGACTattgtctcaacaaaacaaaacaaaaaaccaaacaaaaacccaaaaaccaaaaaatgcaaaaggtATTGGGCTTTATAGATGAGAACCACTGGCTACTGGGTCAAGGTCAGTGTCTTGGTTTGGGTGGCTGAAGCAAATTACCATAGATGGTAAtagcaatttatttctcatagttctagaggctgggaagtccaggatcaagatgccagcagatcCAGTGTATCATGAGGACCCtcctcctggtttgcagatggtcgtcttgctgtgtcctcacatggcagaaagaggaaGCAAGCTCTCCTTGTTtgtcttataagggcactaatcccatcacgaGGGGTCCACCCTCAGAACCTAACGACCCCCTAAAGAGCCCACCTAATGCTGTCCCATAATGCTGTCCCACTGGGGGTTAGGGTtttgacattggaattttgaggAGGACACAAACGTGCAGTCCGTAATAGATTCCCTATCATGATATGCAAGacctgtttttttgagatagggtctcctctccgttgcccaggctggagggcagtggcatgatcgtagctca carries:
- the LOC111542013 gene encoding cytochrome c oxidase assembly protein COX14 is translated as MPTGKQLADIGYKTFSASMMLLTVYGGYLCSVGVYHYFQQRRAQRQAAEEQKTSGIL